In Chitinophaga nivalis, a single genomic region encodes these proteins:
- a CDS encoding non-ribosomal peptide synthetase — protein sequence MLTIFNKYKSKGIIISLDTPGENLSLKGNLASLTAADKDELKQHKEALINFMKAQRQARQFIPQAVSRDARYPLSPGQKSIWVDDQLANGKHTYIIPAVYRFSLPGFTRENLIAAAGALAAHTEILRTVIRSEGGEPYHLTLEHIDIDQHLSFIDYSSHPDPETPIRADMTMILAKPLAYEALPPWQMTCFMLPGEECCLLLKIHHLIADGESLGLMVQEMMGKYDLVLSGKEMPTPKDTFQFRDFVNWINDKNLFTPAAAFWQRELSGFEENAELPALWPEAGAMGAGNEYAVVLAAEVYEQVMHYVQEQRIHLSALLTACYSIVVSKYTGSRDFVIGTPAAGRSHAQLQTVIGDFVNVLPVRVKMDYTQGQHAFIAAVQQTFYQVLEHQLYPFEYILEDIGYQHKGEGYPLFNVMISFPNNLSLDIEESGLHATRNRSMYDLTCTVIAAPAGLKLVFEYKTSKFSSQAIARWAKEMEWVLTQLIQPVSVPLSAIKLLTPEEETAMLLLGKGQEKVEVPFLSVPAAFVHQVLINPAETAVIAGERRSTYEEIYREATKLAINLQRNGVRKGDRVVTLLPASTALIELMWGIWFAEAVYVPVDPEGPAERTKAVLEDCTPALVVDGSVLSGLRSVAVIPDVANEWSQPDDMAYLLYTSGSTGIPKGVMVSHRNLVCKLFEEKALLAHAGKIVTLSLTSPVFDVAFLETVFPLICGGTVVVTGKTTAVPADIIIREKVTLLQGTPTYFTHFISELQAADAIKLNATLKIICIGGESLNEVLLGNIKKLLPDVCVNNHYGPTEITIDAVVNRNVTSFHQNIIGKPIGNTGVMITDSCGNLLPVGVAGELLITGPSVAAGYWNRDALTAAQFRTHPLSADKVYCSGDLARWTPDGNVAFIGRKDRQVKLRGYRIELEEITHVLKRYPLVTDAFSGVIGQTLVSWIVCSGETDETLIRHWLKQQLPDYMIPSAIAFIDHMPGNSNNKVDTRQLPVPATLQVAYVAPRNRLEEEITAIWQEVLQQEQPGIYANFFELGGHSLKLMKLINRYAAVFNVALNPRELFNRVTIESHAWLISRTGKVYQDTIERIPEAADYAVSFAQKRIWVLSQLDAGSKAYHMPTAMRLAMPLNVPAFLEAMEQVVARHEMLRTVFLQNSQGELRQRILQPAETGFKVDYEDYSHRADAITYLTTTYFDRIREAVFPLDKGPLLRAGLFRTGPEDYLFLLNMHHIISDGWSMEILIRDVLHTYGVLTGSITTALPPLEIQYRDYAAWHNQQLSGDSLQAHRYYWQQQLAALPGVLDLPGWQQRPVMKTYNGAIIPFAFSETTTRHIHTFIRQHGGSLFMCLLAGLNGVLYRYTRQTDMIIGTPMATRNHAALEDQIGFYINTLALRSRFAATDSFAALYEHVKQTTLDAYNHQQYPFDKLVDDLRLPVAINRNPLFDIMLVLQNTEQEQHDAKATFRQFAAGISYIADHTTTSHFDITLLFTETEEGISGTAEYNTDIYQEAFVAQLLRHLESFINKGIVEEDEAIATLDYLQEEDKTYLLQTLNNTDSDYARNGTVISLFESQVESTPDHIALVAGEITLTYRQLNEWSNRLAYYLVTHYHIRPDDLIGMKPDRDEWMIITVLGILKSGAAYVPIDPQYPEERIRFMEQNSGCRTIIDSRELAVFRSHFSDYSERNPEKMYTAANLAYIIYTSGSTGNPKGVMMEHRQLNNLITYHRRLDISYERVTQFTSISFDVSFQEIFFTITRGGTLHVLSEATKINPELLIAYVQQHAITTLFLPTSFFRNLGNDRHFLTGLKTVSDIVVAGEQLLLSPAVQDFLQENTVRLHNHYGPAEAHVVTTYTIPAAQAATVPPIGKPIANTRIYILDELLGLQPNGTFGYLYIGGDAVARGYLNREDLTAERFIADPFGQTARLYRTGDLGRWLPDGNIEFLGRNDDQVKIRGFRVELGEIESQLLQHPFITAATVMLRKNEDSAEGKLVAYLVSIQPLTPGDVKAFLLTRMPRYMVPDYYSRIDSIPLTSNGKVNRALLPEVTAENGANDIAYTPPATAAEKKLTTIWQHILGIGTDRIGVDDDFFELGGHSLKVISLLTAVRKTFGVAPPLTGFYRHTTIRNQALLISHTTTGQEIAILPAAPADGYTLSPSQLRIWLVEQLTDNAAGYTIGGSYPLDPDINPEVLRVALDSVIRRHEILRTIFGEKEGVPHQLVKETYDINDYLDIHLATADEESVTEEIKNNIAGTRFNLETGPLLKLAFVNNGKKAVLFFNMHHIISDGWSMEILLRDLFTYYDAAIAGEIPQLPPLPIQYKDYAAWLPPYLAGEKLRSMEEYWIAQLSGTLPLLRLPADFEQDNAISATAGTYEVVVDATLHNHIRQFILEHNSSLFGLFIAACKIVLSRLTGLTDIITGIPVANRDPDEVKDLIGCFLNTLMLRDKVDAQQPFVAFLQEVNNTLVNGLENQAYPFEQLLDKLQIDKHFHHFPVSPVFLNMLNFNNTVRALPENYVPVDNPHTGFTRFDLECYFEAVENGLIISCTYKNKLFKPATIASWMNAIVDVLQQVMVHPAILINEVALFREPVERTLMPVPRQPFVPFEATAVNQSVVARFEEIVQRCPDNVAVNEEGIIFTYATLNACANGLATRLMEQRMADRYKVALLMEHGIEAIIGMLAVLKAGLTYVPLDPHFPVERLVYILEDIDCGLMIASPGEMELAATITAKLPEVPVLVYKDIAPEEENIGVDIAPDSPAYILYTSGSTGQPKGVIQLHGNILHFIRVYTNNLHIDAADRLSLMPAYTFDAAVMDIYGALLNGASLYPYDIKQRGLEQLGDWLTACGISIVHTVPTIYRYFISKLQEEVFENIRLVVLGGEAVYKYDFDNFKKHFGSNAILINGYGPTESTITLQKFLDHHSVVTAGSISIGYPVTDTQIYLLHADGRLAGIYEEGEIVYKSKYLAQGYLNKPEQTAKVFTTDPFTGTERVYRSGDLGRLLPNGEIEFIGRKDNQVKLNGQRVELPEIELQLLKIPLIAEAVVVVKTWNGEDTLVAYLRVVAPLETTEVKRSLAATLPAYMVPARYVLLEQFPLTATGKISRMDLPEPAETAVPLAPYVAPVNNVEATLVDIWSEVLQIAKEKISTGYSFFDLGGNSIKLIKANALISRAFNRKLPVTTLFNYPNIHSLAAWLGGGELAAVSATDEELDTAVGRMEDLLKLINDNHDEA from the coding sequence ATGCTAACGATTTTCAATAAATATAAATCCAAGGGTATCATCATTTCGCTCGATACTCCCGGCGAAAACCTAAGTCTTAAAGGTAATCTGGCCAGCCTCACCGCAGCCGACAAGGACGAGCTGAAACAACATAAGGAGGCGCTGATCAACTTCATGAAGGCGCAAAGGCAGGCCAGGCAGTTCATTCCGCAGGCGGTATCGCGGGATGCCAGGTATCCGTTGTCGCCTGGCCAGAAAAGTATCTGGGTAGATGATCAGCTGGCAAATGGTAAACATACCTATATCATCCCTGCTGTATATCGTTTCAGTCTGCCGGGCTTTACAAGGGAAAACCTGATAGCTGCTGCAGGCGCCCTGGCGGCGCATACGGAAATATTACGTACGGTTATCCGCAGTGAAGGAGGAGAACCCTATCATCTTACGCTGGAGCATATCGATATAGATCAGCACCTTTCTTTTATAGACTACAGCAGTCACCCGGATCCTGAAACGCCTATCCGGGCAGATATGACTATGATCCTGGCAAAGCCGCTGGCATACGAAGCGTTGCCGCCCTGGCAGATGACCTGTTTTATGCTGCCGGGAGAGGAGTGCTGCCTGCTGCTGAAGATTCATCACCTCATTGCAGATGGTGAATCGCTGGGATTGATGGTGCAGGAAATGATGGGGAAGTACGATCTGGTGTTGTCGGGAAAAGAGATGCCTACCCCAAAGGATACCTTTCAGTTCCGCGATTTTGTGAACTGGATCAATGATAAAAATCTGTTTACCCCGGCTGCGGCTTTCTGGCAACGGGAGTTATCCGGTTTTGAAGAAAATGCCGAACTGCCGGCACTATGGCCGGAGGCAGGTGCTATGGGCGCTGGTAATGAATATGCAGTAGTACTGGCAGCGGAAGTATATGAGCAGGTGATGCACTACGTGCAGGAGCAACGCATCCATCTTTCTGCTTTGCTGACGGCCTGCTACAGTATTGTAGTCAGTAAGTATACCGGCAGCCGGGACTTTGTTATCGGTACGCCTGCTGCCGGCAGAAGCCATGCACAGTTGCAGACCGTGATCGGCGATTTTGTAAACGTATTGCCGGTGAGGGTGAAGATGGATTATACACAGGGACAACATGCGTTTATTGCTGCGGTGCAACAAACGTTTTATCAGGTGCTGGAACACCAGTTGTATCCGTTTGAATATATACTGGAAGATATTGGGTATCAGCATAAAGGGGAAGGCTATCCGCTGTTTAATGTGATGATATCCTTTCCGAATAACCTGTCGTTGGACATAGAAGAAAGCGGACTGCATGCTACCCGTAACAGGAGCATGTATGATCTTACCTGCACGGTCATTGCGGCGCCGGCAGGATTGAAGCTGGTATTTGAATATAAAACATCGAAGTTCAGCAGCCAGGCTATTGCCCGGTGGGCGAAAGAAATGGAATGGGTGCTGACGCAACTGATACAACCTGTATCTGTACCATTGTCGGCTATTAAGTTGCTGACACCGGAAGAAGAAACGGCCATGCTGCTGCTGGGAAAAGGACAGGAGAAAGTGGAGGTGCCGTTTCTTTCGGTACCGGCGGCTTTTGTACACCAGGTACTGATAAATCCCGCTGAAACGGCGGTGATAGCGGGAGAGAGAAGGAGTACTTACGAAGAAATTTACCGGGAAGCCACGAAGCTGGCTATCAACCTGCAGCGCAATGGTGTTCGTAAAGGAGATAGGGTGGTCACCCTGTTACCCGCTTCCACGGCGCTGATTGAACTCATGTGGGGGATATGGTTTGCCGAAGCCGTATATGTACCTGTGGATCCGGAAGGCCCGGCAGAGAGAACAAAGGCAGTACTGGAAGATTGTACACCGGCACTGGTGGTAGACGGCTCCGTACTTTCCGGACTACGGTCTGTCGCCGTGATTCCTGATGTGGCGAACGAGTGGTCGCAACCGGACGATATGGCTTACCTGTTGTATACATCCGGCAGTACCGGTATCCCCAAAGGGGTGATGGTATCTCATCGTAACCTGGTCTGCAAGCTGTTTGAGGAGAAAGCATTGTTGGCACATGCCGGAAAAATAGTGACGCTTTCACTTACCAGTCCTGTATTTGATGTTGCTTTTCTGGAGACGGTTTTTCCGCTGATATGCGGAGGTACCGTTGTCGTGACAGGCAAAACCACAGCAGTGCCGGCTGATATTATTATCCGCGAAAAGGTAACGTTGCTGCAGGGGACGCCGACCTATTTTACCCATTTTATATCAGAGCTGCAGGCAGCCGATGCAATAAAGCTGAATGCCACATTGAAAATCATCTGTATCGGAGGAGAGTCGCTCAATGAAGTTTTATTGGGTAATATAAAGAAATTGCTTCCGGACGTTTGTGTGAATAACCACTACGGCCCTACAGAGATTACGATAGACGCCGTAGTGAACAGGAATGTAACTTCCTTTCATCAGAATATCATTGGAAAGCCTATCGGAAATACCGGGGTGATGATCACAGACAGTTGTGGTAACCTGCTACCTGTCGGGGTGGCCGGCGAATTATTGATTACCGGACCATCGGTGGCAGCAGGCTACTGGAACCGGGATGCGCTGACGGCAGCGCAATTCCGTACGCATCCGCTATCTGCCGATAAGGTGTACTGTTCCGGCGACCTGGCCAGATGGACTCCTGACGGTAATGTTGCCTTCATCGGCAGAAAAGACAGGCAGGTAAAACTAAGAGGATACCGTATAGAGCTGGAGGAAATTACCCATGTATTAAAACGGTATCCATTGGTGACAGATGCCTTTTCCGGAGTGATTGGACAGACCCTGGTAAGCTGGATAGTATGTAGCGGGGAAACAGATGAAACACTTATCAGGCATTGGTTAAAACAACAATTGCCCGATTACATGATCCCATCCGCAATTGCTTTCATCGACCATATGCCAGGGAATAGCAATAATAAAGTCGATACCCGGCAGCTGCCTGTACCTGCAACATTACAGGTAGCCTATGTTGCGCCGCGCAACAGACTGGAAGAAGAGATCACCGCTATCTGGCAGGAAGTATTGCAGCAGGAACAGCCGGGCATCTATGCCAACTTCTTTGAACTGGGCGGACATAGCCTCAAACTCATGAAGCTGATCAACCGTTATGCCGCAGTCTTCAATGTAGCGCTCAACCCACGTGAACTGTTTAACCGGGTAACGATAGAAAGTCATGCCTGGCTGATAAGCCGCACGGGCAAAGTATACCAGGATACTATTGAACGTATACCGGAGGCCGCAGATTATGCTGTTTCCTTTGCACAAAAAAGAATATGGGTGTTGAGCCAGCTGGATGCCGGCTCAAAGGCGTATCACATGCCAACAGCCATGCGCCTTGCTATGCCCCTGAATGTACCGGCCTTCCTGGAAGCCATGGAACAGGTGGTGGCAAGACATGAAATGCTCCGCACGGTATTTCTGCAGAATAGTCAGGGAGAGCTAAGGCAACGGATATTGCAGCCGGCGGAAACCGGGTTTAAAGTAGATTACGAAGATTACAGTCACCGGGCCGATGCCATCACCTATCTCACTACTACCTATTTCGATCGTATCAGGGAAGCCGTATTCCCGTTGGATAAAGGACCACTGCTGCGTGCCGGTCTGTTCAGGACCGGACCGGAAGACTACCTGTTCCTGCTCAATATGCATCATATTATCAGCGACGGCTGGTCTATGGAAATATTGATCCGGGATGTGCTGCATACTTATGGGGTGCTTACAGGCAGTATAACCACAGCGCTGCCACCATTGGAGATTCAATACAGGGATTATGCCGCCTGGCATAACCAGCAGTTATCCGGTGATTCGCTGCAGGCACACCGCTATTACTGGCAACAGCAGCTGGCAGCACTGCCCGGTGTGCTGGACCTGCCTGGCTGGCAGCAACGGCCTGTCATGAAAACCTATAATGGCGCCATCATACCATTTGCCTTCTCCGAAACAACTACCCGGCATATACATACCTTTATCCGGCAACACGGAGGCAGCCTTTTTATGTGTCTGCTGGCAGGATTGAATGGCGTATTATACCGTTATACGAGACAAACAGACATGATTATCGGTACGCCGATGGCTACACGCAATCATGCTGCACTGGAAGACCAGATTGGTTTCTATATCAACACGCTGGCACTGCGTTCCCGCTTTGCGGCAACAGACAGCTTTGCGGCACTCTATGAACACGTAAAGCAAACCACCCTCGATGCTTATAATCATCAGCAATATCCTTTTGATAAACTGGTAGATGATCTCCGGTTGCCGGTAGCCATCAACAGAAATCCGCTGTTCGATATCATGCTGGTATTGCAAAATACAGAACAGGAACAACACGATGCCAAAGCCACCTTCCGGCAGTTTGCTGCCGGCATCAGCTATATAGCAGATCATACCACTACCAGTCATTTTGATATTACGTTGCTGTTTACAGAAACGGAAGAAGGGATATCAGGTACGGCTGAATATAATACGGATATCTATCAGGAAGCATTTGTCGCACAGTTGCTGCGTCACCTGGAATCCTTTATCAATAAGGGAATAGTGGAGGAAGACGAGGCAATAGCCACACTGGATTACCTGCAGGAGGAAGATAAAACCTACCTGTTGCAGACACTCAATAATACCGATAGTGATTATGCCCGGAATGGCACTGTCATTTCTCTCTTCGAGTCACAGGTAGAAAGTACCCCCGATCACATCGCACTGGTTGCCGGTGAAATAACCCTGACTTACCGTCAACTGAATGAATGGTCGAACCGGCTGGCGTATTATCTGGTGACGCATTATCATATACGGCCTGACGACCTGATTGGGATGAAGCCGGACCGGGATGAATGGATGATCATTACCGTGCTGGGGATATTGAAATCCGGCGCCGCATATGTACCCATTGATCCGCAGTATCCGGAGGAAAGGATCCGCTTTATGGAACAAAACAGCGGCTGTCGTACGATTATCGACAGCCGGGAGCTGGCGGTTTTCAGAAGCCATTTTTCGGATTACAGTGAGCGTAATCCTGAAAAAATGTACACCGCAGCTAATCTCGCTTATATTATCTATACCTCCGGGTCTACCGGTAATCCTAAAGGCGTGATGATGGAGCACCGGCAGCTGAATAATCTCATTACCTATCACCGCCGGCTGGATATCAGCTACGAAAGGGTGACGCAGTTTACCAGCATCAGTTTTGACGTTTCTTTCCAGGAAATATTTTTCACCATCACCAGGGGCGGTACCCTGCATGTACTTAGTGAAGCCACAAAAATAAATCCTGAGTTGCTGATAGCGTATGTACAGCAGCATGCGATTACCACTTTGTTCCTGCCTACTTCATTTTTCAGGAATCTGGGGAACGATCGTCATTTTCTGACCGGGTTGAAGACGGTCAGCGACATCGTAGTGGCGGGTGAACAGTTGTTGTTGTCACCAGCCGTACAGGATTTTTTACAGGAAAATACTGTGAGGTTACATAATCATTACGGCCCGGCCGAAGCACATGTGGTAACTACCTATACGATCCCGGCTGCACAGGCGGCAACAGTGCCCCCCATCGGAAAACCCATTGCCAATACCCGTATTTACATCCTGGATGAACTGCTGGGATTACAACCCAACGGCACTTTCGGGTACCTGTACATCGGCGGCGATGCCGTTGCCAGGGGCTATCTGAACCGGGAAGACCTCACGGCAGAAAGATTTATTGCAGATCCTTTCGGACAGACGGCCCGCCTGTACCGGACCGGTGATCTGGGGCGATGGCTGCCGGATGGCAATATCGAATTCCTCGGAAGAAATGATGATCAGGTGAAGATAAGAGGATTCCGGGTGGAGCTGGGTGAAATTGAAAGTCAGTTGTTACAGCATCCTTTCATTACTGCCGCTACCGTGATGCTCCGGAAAAATGAAGATAGCGCGGAAGGTAAACTGGTAGCGTACCTGGTAAGTATACAGCCGCTGACGCCCGGAGACGTAAAGGCATTTCTGCTGACCCGTATGCCCCGTTATATGGTACCTGACTATTATAGCAGGATAGATAGTATACCGCTTACCAGCAACGGGAAAGTAAATCGTGCCCTATTACCGGAAGTAACAGCTGAAAACGGTGCTAACGATATCGCCTATACGCCACCGGCGACAGCTGCGGAGAAAAAGCTGACAACCATCTGGCAGCATATTCTCGGTATCGGAACCGACAGGATAGGCGTAGATGATGATTTTTTTGAACTGGGAGGACACAGCCTGAAGGTCATCAGCCTGTTGACTGCTGTCAGAAAAACATTTGGGGTGGCGCCGCCGCTCACGGGATTTTACCGGCATACCACTATCAGGAACCAGGCACTCCTGATCAGTCACACCACCACCGGGCAGGAAATAGCGATTCTGCCCGCGGCACCTGCTGATGGCTATACGCTTTCGCCTTCACAGCTGCGAATATGGCTGGTAGAACAATTGACAGATAACGCTGCCGGATATACGATAGGCGGTAGCTACCCCCTGGACCCCGACATCAACCCCGAAGTGTTGCGTGTAGCGCTGGACAGTGTGATACGCCGTCATGAAATACTGAGAACCATTTTCGGGGAAAAAGAGGGCGTTCCTCATCAGCTGGTAAAGGAAACCTACGATATCAACGATTATCTCGACATACATCTTGCTACTGCAGATGAAGAAAGTGTAACGGAGGAGATAAAAAATAACATAGCCGGTACCCGGTTCAACCTGGAAACAGGGCCTTTGCTGAAACTGGCTTTCGTAAACAATGGAAAAAAGGCGGTATTGTTTTTCAATATGCACCATATCATCAGCGATGGCTGGTCGATGGAAATATTGCTCCGCGACCTGTTTACTTATTACGATGCAGCGATAGCGGGTGAAATACCGCAGTTACCGCCCCTCCCCATACAGTACAAAGACTACGCGGCATGGTTGCCGCCATATCTCGCTGGTGAAAAACTGCGTAGCATGGAGGAGTACTGGATCGCACAGCTTTCCGGTACATTGCCGCTACTCCGGTTGCCGGCCGATTTTGAGCAGGATAACGCTATCTCCGCTACAGCCGGTACATATGAAGTAGTAGTAGATGCTACATTACATAACCATATCCGGCAGTTCATCCTGGAGCATAACAGCAGCCTTTTCGGCCTGTTCATTGCGGCCTGTAAAATTGTACTGAGCCGGCTCACGGGCCTGACAGACATCATAACCGGCATACCGGTGGCCAACAGAGATCCTGATGAGGTCAAAGACCTGATAGGTTGTTTTCTGAATACGTTGATGTTAAGAGATAAAGTGGATGCACAGCAGCCCTTTGTCGCCTTTCTGCAAGAGGTGAATAATACCCTGGTCAACGGATTGGAAAATCAGGCCTATCCGTTTGAACAGTTGCTCGATAAACTGCAAATAGATAAGCACTTTCATCATTTTCCGGTAAGCCCCGTGTTCCTGAACATGCTGAACTTCAACAACACGGTTCGGGCCCTGCCGGAAAACTATGTACCCGTCGATAATCCACATACAGGCTTTACCAGATTTGATCTGGAATGTTACTTTGAAGCAGTGGAAAACGGCCTGATAATCAGTTGTACCTATAAAAACAAATTGTTTAAACCGGCGACTATTGCTTCCTGGATGAATGCTATAGTGGATGTCTTACAGCAGGTGATGGTGCATCCGGCCATCCTGATAAACGAGGTGGCGCTTTTCCGGGAGCCGGTTGAGCGCACCTTGATGCCGGTACCCCGGCAACCATTTGTACCTTTTGAAGCCACCGCTGTGAACCAGTCAGTGGTGGCCCGCTTTGAGGAGATCGTGCAACGCTGCCCGGATAATGTAGCAGTAAACGAGGAGGGCATCATCTTCACCTATGCCACGCTGAATGCCTGCGCCAACGGACTGGCTACGCGATTGATGGAACAGCGCATGGCGGATCGGTACAAAGTGGCATTACTGATGGAACACGGCATTGAAGCGATCATCGGTATGTTGGCCGTATTGAAGGCAGGCCTGACTTATGTACCATTAGATCCTCACTTCCCGGTGGAAAGGCTGGTATATATCCTCGAAGACATTGACTGCGGGTTGATGATTGCTTCACCGGGAGAAATGGAACTGGCTGCCACCATCACAGCAAAGCTGCCTGAGGTGCCCGTATTGGTGTATAAGGACATCGCACCGGAAGAGGAAAATATAGGTGTTGACATCGCGCCGGATAGTCCGGCTTACATCCTGTATACCTCCGGTTCTACCGGCCAGCCCAAAGGAGTGATACAGCTGCACGGCAATATCCTGCATTTCATCAGGGTGTACACCAATAACCTGCATATCGATGCTGCTGACCGCCTCAGTCTTATGCCGGCATATACCTTCGATGCTGCCGTCATGGATATATATGGCGCATTGCTCAATGGCGCCTCGTTGTATCCCTATGATATCAAACAAAGAGGTCTGGAACAGCTGGGAGACTGGCTTACGGCCTGCGGCATTTCTATCGTTCATACCGTGCCTACGATCTACCGGTATTTTATATCCAAACTGCAGGAAGAAGTATTTGAAAACATACGACTTGTTGTACTGGGAGGAGAGGCCGTTTATAAATACGACTTCGACAACTTCAAAAAACATTTTGGCAGTAATGCCATCCTGATTAACGGATATGGCCCTACGGAATCTACCATCACCTTGCAGAAGTTCCTGGATCACCACAGCGTGGTAACAGCAGGAAGTATCTCGATCGGATATCCGGTAACGGATACGCAGATATACCTGT